The following coding sequences lie in one Rutidosis leptorrhynchoides isolate AG116_Rl617_1_P2 chromosome 6, CSIRO_AGI_Rlap_v1, whole genome shotgun sequence genomic window:
- the LOC139851434 gene encoding deoxyhypusine synthase isoform X3: protein MVEVIVTTTGGIEEDLIKCLADTYRGEFSLPGAALRSKGLNRIGNLLVPNDNYCKFEDWIIPIFDQMLQEQKTEHVLWTPSKVISRLGKEINNESSYLYWAYKNNIPVFCPGLTDGSLGDMLYFHSFRNPGLVIDVVQDIRAINGEAVHANPRKTGMIILGGGLPKHHICNANMMRNGADYAVFINTAQEFDGSDSGARPDEAVSWGKIRGSAKSVKVHCDATIAFPLLVAETFAAKRGKPAEPNS from the exons ATG GTTGAAGTGATTGTGACGACGACAGGTGGCATTGAAGAAGATCTCATAAAATGCCTTGCAGACACTTACAGAGGTGAATTTTCTTTACCTGGGGCTGCTTTGCGTTCGAAAGGATTAAACCGTATCGGGAACTTGTTGGTGCCTAACGATAACTACTGTAAGTTTGAGGATTGGATTATTCCAATATTTGACCAAATGTTGCAAGAACAAAAAACAGAG CATGTGTTATGGACGCCATCAAAAGTAATATCACGTCTGGGTAAAGAAATTAATAATGAGAGTTCATATCTATATTGGGCATATAAG AACAATATTCCCGTTTTCTGCCCCGGCTTAACTGATGGCTCTCTTGGAGACATGTTATATTTCCATTCCTTTCGCAATCCTGGTCTTGTGATCGATGTAGTACAAG ACATTCGGGCGATTAACGGTGAGGCTGTGCATGCGAATCCTAGGAAAACCGGGATGATTATTCTAGGGGGAGGGTTACCGAAGCATCACATATGCAATGCAAATATGATGCGTAACGGTGCTGATTATGCCGTTTTCATAAACACTGCTCAGGAGTTTGACGGCAGTGATTCTGGTGCTCGTCCTGATGAAGCTGTATCGTGGGGGAAAATACGTGGTTCTGCTAAATCCGTCAAG GTGCACTGTGATGCAACTATTGCATTTCCATTGCTTGTTGCAGAAACATTTGCTGCAAAGAGAGGGAAACCTGCTGAGCCAAATTCCTGA
- the LOC139851434 gene encoding deoxyhypusine synthase isoform X2, whose amino-acid sequence MGEPIKEDASVIENLRSVVFKESESLEGTCAKIQGYDFNNGINYSRILKSLISTGFQASNLGDAIETVNQMLEWRLSHEPLTEDCSEEEKNPTFRESVGCKIFLGFTSNLISSGVRDIIRYLCQHHMVEVIVTTTGGIEEDLIKCLADTYRGEFSLPGAALRSKGLNRIGNLLVPNDNYCKFEDWIIPIFDQMLQEQKTEHVLWTPSKVISRLGKEINNESSYLYWAYKNNIPVFCPGLTDGSLGDMLYFHSFRNPGLVIDVVQDIRAINGEAVHANPRKTGMIILGGGLPKHHICNANMMRNGADYAVFINTAQEFDGSDSGARPDEAVSWGKIRGSAKSVKVHCDATIAFPLLVAETFAAKRGKPAEPNS is encoded by the exons ATGGGGGAACCTATCAAAGAAGATGCATCAGTAATTGAGAATTTGAGGTCAGTGGTATTCAAAGAATCGGAAAGTTTAGAAGGAACTTGTGCTAAAATACAAGGCTATGACTtcaacaatgggattaattattcACGCATTCTTAAATCCCTAATTTCTACCGGCTTTCAAGCTTCTAATCTCGGTGATGCTATTGAAACTGTTAATCAAATG TTAGAGTGGAGGCTTTCTCATGAGCCGTTAACCGAAGATTGCAGTGAAGAGGAGAAGAACCCGACATTTCGAGAATCTGTCGGTTGCAAAATCTTCTTAGGGTTCACTTCAAATCTCATTTCTTCTGGCGTACGAGACATTATTCGGTATCTTTGTCAACATCATATG GTTGAAGTGATTGTGACGACGACAGGTGGCATTGAAGAAGATCTCATAAAATGCCTTGCAGACACTTACAGAGGTGAATTTTCTTTACCTGGGGCTGCTTTGCGTTCGAAAGGATTAAACCGTATCGGGAACTTGTTGGTGCCTAACGATAACTACTGTAAGTTTGAGGATTGGATTATTCCAATATTTGACCAAATGTTGCAAGAACAAAAAACAGAG CATGTGTTATGGACGCCATCAAAAGTAATATCACGTCTGGGTAAAGAAATTAATAATGAGAGTTCATATCTATATTGGGCATATAAG AACAATATTCCCGTTTTCTGCCCCGGCTTAACTGATGGCTCTCTTGGAGACATGTTATATTTCCATTCCTTTCGCAATCCTGGTCTTGTGATCGATGTAGTACAAG ACATTCGGGCGATTAACGGTGAGGCTGTGCATGCGAATCCTAGGAAAACCGGGATGATTATTCTAGGGGGAGGGTTACCGAAGCATCACATATGCAATGCAAATATGATGCGTAACGGTGCTGATTATGCCGTTTTCATAAACACTGCTCAGGAGTTTGACGGCAGTGATTCTGGTGCTCGTCCTGATGAAGCTGTATCGTGGGGGAAAATACGTGGTTCTGCTAAATCCGTCAAG GTGCACTGTGATGCAACTATTGCATTTCCATTGCTTGTTGCAGAAACATTTGCTGCAAAGAGAGGGAAACCTGCTGAGCCAAATTCCTGA
- the LOC139855904 gene encoding leucine-rich repeat extensin-like protein 2: protein MKKSKLFSLSILFFLHAVQSGINGGNGGRTTGKGPNSSSPSSSSNAYIALQAWKSAIKDDPNGILNSWVGSNVCEYKGVFCAGNVVAGIDLNHGGLEGILVKELSLLKDMSLLHLNSNKFTGTIPDSLRDLLALSELDLSNNQFSGPFPNVILQIQNLVYLDLRFNLFSGPIPDLVFNKNLDAILLNNNNFEGEIPQSLGNSPASVINLANNKLTGDIPLSFGYVSPRLKEILFLNNQLTGCIPQGIGLWSDLQVFDASFNSLMGHLPDSVSCLEDIEVLNVAHNKLSGELPDLVCELKNLLNLSVAYNFFSGFSQECAKLYGRNVGFDFALNCIPGREMQRPEPDCDMVPGGSLSCLRIPSLKSLTCGELLGSFKSSNP, encoded by the coding sequence AAAAGGGCCAAACTCATCAAGCCCATCATCATCTTCAAATGCTTATATTGCACTTCAAGCATGGAAATCAGCCATTAAAGATGACCCAAATGGAATCTTGAACTCATGGGTAGGGTCAAATGTATGTGAGTATAAAGGTGTGTTTTGTGCTGGAAATGTAGTTGCAGGGATAGATCTTAACCATGGTGGTCTTGAGGGTATTTTAGTCAAAGAACTTTCATTACTCAAAGACATGTCTTTACTTCATCTCAACAGTAATAAATTCACTGGCACAATCCCAGATAGCTTGAGAGACCTTTTAGCCCTTAGTGAACTTGACCTTAGTAATAACCAATTTTCTGGACCTTTTCCAAATGTTATTCTCCAAATCCAAAATCTTGTCTATTTAGACCTCAGGTTTAATCTTTTTTCAGGACCCATCCCTGATCTTGTGTTTAACAAGAATCTTGATGCCATTTTACTGAATAACAACAACTTTGAAGGCGAAATCCCACAAAGTTTAGGTAATTCCCCTGCTTCTGTTATAAACTTAGCTAACAATAAGCTAACTGGTGACATCCCATTAAGTTTTGGGTATGTTAGTCCAAGATTAAAAGAAATATTGTTTTTAAACAACCAGTTAACTGGTTGTATACCACAAGGAATTGGGTTGTGGTCAGATTTGCAAGTTTTTGATGCAAGTTTTAATTCATTGATGGGTCATTTACCTGATTCTGTTTCTTGTTTGGAAGATATTGAAGTGTTGAATGTTGCACATAATAAGTTATCTGGTGAGTTGCCTGATTTGGTTTGTGAGTTGAAGAATTTGTTGAATTTGAGTGTTGCATATAATTTCTTTTCTGGGTTCAGTCAAGAATGTGCTAAATTGTATGGTAGAAATGTAGGATTTGATTTTGCATTAAATTGCATCCCTGGTAGAGAAATGCAAAGACCTGAACCAGATTGTGATATGGTTCCTGGTGGTAGTTTGAGTTGTCTTCGAATACCGTCTCTTAAGAGTCTTACTTGTGGGGAGTTGCTTGGTTCGTTTAAATCATCGAACCCATAA
- the LOC139851906 gene encoding uncharacterized protein codes for MLHKSFKPAKCKTSLKLATSRIKLMKNKKGVQINQMKRELAQLLESGQERTARIRVEHVIREEKMVAAYELIEIYCELIVARLPIIESQKTCPIDLKEAVTSVIFAAPRCSDISELSDIRKQFTAKYGKEFVSAALDLRPDCGVSRMLVEKLSAVAPNLQTKIKVLSAAAKDHNIEWDPTSFEEKESKPASDLLNGPPNFEKAAINTNSDPTKIQPPNTNAVHNHEEKKNAHIDFSEQNKKYTVGTHNVASSDDVGETSSAATQADMRSSGTTWNMEFKDANAAAQAAAESAERAAMAARAAAQFSNQEKIANQHPHVSNVRDNATHLSSNSGSKESSSDDRNPKIVSQQTGRSEIASSKKSTERFDGPSRSGNTTSQPTSFISSNDDDSVEDEELVNNVHMADVNYEESLHEDQKQGFSESKTELASDHKGSFEYENVNFFAEESRKKLPNIHSSRSHSSSSDDERDVGKRSVVGNPFAVVDHEKQFTEATNTSSNVDGDDDVMSDNDDVISDDDNGGPRFDMVSEYDEVEATHIWSPRRNTDNTVDQPSSQSHLFSESLSFGQHSVRTTEPLEADDNVPASFDDSDGPDSETESMNHEPSSVISNYNSGKSRIELNDLIEVEPSSSSPEAEEKKLQSQHELKQHNFDQETYDKDNNDSLKQPDESESTKELSFGTLAGGLRNKGGLRYPSYTKTSATELESSITGGQTFIQNSLDSKVSKTEDKNPSIYMESSDSDSEIRSKHSNTRSRFPPPDAFFDDDPTESEQVSKKVPSRARLGQGLSRRTRGSPAVPRVKSPEPKTEIPSFSGDRKPLQSSYVDEDPVEHLNYARRFKDDVKLIPESQQSIAGKNKSTISESRVKHSGKSKQEDVDAMPEPKIPAREPVPSRSTVETVEIKHAKTPSMGSERPSGENIVKKPSHVHPKLPDYESLAARLQSMRTDRQ; via the exons ATGCTTCACAAGAGTTTCAAACCGGCTAAATG TAAAACGTCGTTAAAATTGGCGACATCGCGGATTAAATTGATGAAAAATAAGAAAGGCGTACAGATTAATCAGATGAAAAGAGAATTAGCACAGTTGCTTGAATCTGGACAAGAGCGTACCGCACGAATTCGA GTTGAACATGTAATTCGAGAAGAGAAGATGGTGGCAGCATATGAATTGATAGAGATATACTGTGAACTAATTGTAGCACGCTTGCCTATAATCGAATCTCAAAA AACTTGTCCCATTGACCTGAAGGAAGCAGTAACAAGTGTGATATTTGCAGCTCCGAGATGTTCCGACATATCGGAACTCTCTGATATCCGAAAACAATTTACTGCAAAATATGGGAAAGAGTTCGTTTCGGCGGCTCTTGACCTACGACCTGATTGTGGtgtaagccgtatg CTGGTTGAGAAATTATCTGCTGTAGCACCCAACTTGCAGACAAAAATCAAAGTATTAAGTGCCGCGGCAAAAGACCACAATATAGAATGGGATCCAACTTCATTCGAGGAAAAAGAGTCGAAGCCTGCAAGTGACTTACTG AATGGACCACCTAATTTTGAGAAGGCAGCCATTAACACAAATTCTGATCCTACGAAGATTCAACCTCCAAATACCAATGCTGTACATAACCATGAAGAAAAGAAGAATGCACATATTGACTTTTCTGAGCAGAACAAAAAGTACACAGTAGGTACTCATAATGTAGCTTCTAGTGATGATGTCGGCGAAACATCGTCTGCTGCTACTCAGGCTGATATGAGGTCTTCAG GAACAACCTGGAACATGGAATTCAAGGATGCTAATGCTGCAGCACAAGCAGCAGCCGAGTCTGCTGAACGGGCAGCAATGGCTGCCCGAGCTGCTGCCCAATTCTCTAACCAGGAAAAGATTGCTAACCAGCATCCACATGTTTCCAATGTTAGAGACAATGCTACCCATCTTTCTTCAAATTCGGGATCTAAAGAAAGTTCATCTGATGATAGAAACCCTAAGATTGTTAGTCAGCAAACTGGTCGAAGTGAAATTGCTAGTTCAAAAAAATCTACTGAAAGATTTGACGGACCAAGTCGTAGTGGAAATACAACATCCCAACCAACTTCATTTATttcaagtaatgatgatgattcaGTTGAGGATGAGGAGTTGGTAAACAATGTCCACATGGCAGATGTGAATTATGAAGAATCCTTACACGAAGATCAAAAACAAGGATTTAGTGAATCTAAAACTGAGTTAGCGAGTGACCATAAAGGAAGCTTTGAGTATGAAAATGTTAATTTCTTTGCAGAAGAAAGTAGGAAGAAGCTACCAAACATTCATTCTTCTCGTTCTCATTCTAGCAGTTCAGATGATGAACGTGATGTTGGTAAGAGAAGTGTCGTAGGAAACCCTTTTGCTGTTGTTGATCATGAAAAACAGTTTACAGAAGCGACTAATACTAGCTCCAAtgttgatggtgatgatgatgtcatgtctgataatgatgatgtcatctctgatgatgataatggtggcCCTAGGTTTGATATGGTATCTGAGTATGACGAAGTCGAGGCTACTCACATTTGGAGCCCTAGAAGGAACACTGATAACACAGTTGACCAACCAAGCTCTCAATCACATCTGTTTTCAGAGTCTCTCTCATTCGGTCAACATTCTGTGAGAACTACTGAACCTTTAGAAGCAGACGATAATGTTCCTGCGAGTTTTGATGATTCAGATGGCCCAGATTCTGAAACTGAAAGTATGAATCATGAGCCATCATCTGTGATATCAAATTATAATTCTGGAAAATCTCGAATTGAATTGAATGATCTGATTGAAGTGGAACCATCTTCTTCGAGCCCTGAGGCTGAAGAGAAAAAACTGCAATCTCAACATGAGTTGAAGCAACATAATTTTGACCAAGAAAcatatgataaagataacaatgaCTCTCTGAAACAACCTGATGAATCAGAATCTACGAAAGAGTTAAGTTTTGGAACTTTGGCAGGTGGTCTTCGAAACAAAGGTGGTCTTAGGTACCCATCATATACAAAAACTTCAGCAACTGAATTAGAAAGTTCCATAACAGGAGGCCAAACATTTATCCAGAATTCGTTGGATTCAAAAGTGAGTAAAACAGAAGATAAGAATCCAAGTATATATATGGAAAGTTCTGATTCAGATTCAGAGATTCGAAGCAAGCACTCCAACACAAGATCAAGATTTCCGCCTCCTGATGCGTTCTTTGATGACGATCCAACTGAGTCTGAGCAAGTTTCAAAGAAAGTTCCGAGTAGGGCCCGTTTGGGTCAAGGGCTTTCTCGAAGGACAAGAGGTTCTCCTGCAGTTCCTCGTGTAAAAAGTCCCGAGCCTAAAACAGAAATTCCCAGCTTTAGTGGGGATAGAAAGCCCTTGCAGTCTTCATACGTGGATGAAGATCCAGTTGAGCATTTGAACTATGCAAGGAGGTTTAAAGATGATGTTAAACTTATTCCTGAATCACAGCAATCGATAGCTGGTAAAAACAAGTCAACTATATCAGAATCGCGAGTCAAACACTCTGGAAAATCGAAACAAGAAGATGTAGATGCAATGCCTGAGCCTAAGATACCAGCACGTGAACCGGTACCTTCAAGAAGCACTGTTGAAACGGTTGAAATAAAGCATGCTAAAACACCAAGTATGGGGTCTGAAAGACCGTCAGGGGAAAATATAGTTAAAAAACCGAGTCATGTTCATCCAAAGCTTCCTGACTATGAGTCTCTAGCTGCTCGTCTACAGTCCATGCGAACTGATCGCCAGTAA
- the LOC139851434 gene encoding deoxyhypusine synthase isoform X1, whose translation MLLSDMGEPIKEDASVIENLRSVVFKESESLEGTCAKIQGYDFNNGINYSRILKSLISTGFQASNLGDAIETVNQMLEWRLSHEPLTEDCSEEEKNPTFRESVGCKIFLGFTSNLISSGVRDIIRYLCQHHMVEVIVTTTGGIEEDLIKCLADTYRGEFSLPGAALRSKGLNRIGNLLVPNDNYCKFEDWIIPIFDQMLQEQKTEHVLWTPSKVISRLGKEINNESSYLYWAYKNNIPVFCPGLTDGSLGDMLYFHSFRNPGLVIDVVQDIRAINGEAVHANPRKTGMIILGGGLPKHHICNANMMRNGADYAVFINTAQEFDGSDSGARPDEAVSWGKIRGSAKSVKVHCDATIAFPLLVAETFAAKRGKPAEPNS comes from the exons ATGCTATT ATCAGATATGGGGGAACCTATCAAAGAAGATGCATCAGTAATTGAGAATTTGAGGTCAGTGGTATTCAAAGAATCGGAAAGTTTAGAAGGAACTTGTGCTAAAATACAAGGCTATGACTtcaacaatgggattaattattcACGCATTCTTAAATCCCTAATTTCTACCGGCTTTCAAGCTTCTAATCTCGGTGATGCTATTGAAACTGTTAATCAAATG TTAGAGTGGAGGCTTTCTCATGAGCCGTTAACCGAAGATTGCAGTGAAGAGGAGAAGAACCCGACATTTCGAGAATCTGTCGGTTGCAAAATCTTCTTAGGGTTCACTTCAAATCTCATTTCTTCTGGCGTACGAGACATTATTCGGTATCTTTGTCAACATCATATG GTTGAAGTGATTGTGACGACGACAGGTGGCATTGAAGAAGATCTCATAAAATGCCTTGCAGACACTTACAGAGGTGAATTTTCTTTACCTGGGGCTGCTTTGCGTTCGAAAGGATTAAACCGTATCGGGAACTTGTTGGTGCCTAACGATAACTACTGTAAGTTTGAGGATTGGATTATTCCAATATTTGACCAAATGTTGCAAGAACAAAAAACAGAG CATGTGTTATGGACGCCATCAAAAGTAATATCACGTCTGGGTAAAGAAATTAATAATGAGAGTTCATATCTATATTGGGCATATAAG AACAATATTCCCGTTTTCTGCCCCGGCTTAACTGATGGCTCTCTTGGAGACATGTTATATTTCCATTCCTTTCGCAATCCTGGTCTTGTGATCGATGTAGTACAAG ACATTCGGGCGATTAACGGTGAGGCTGTGCATGCGAATCCTAGGAAAACCGGGATGATTATTCTAGGGGGAGGGTTACCGAAGCATCACATATGCAATGCAAATATGATGCGTAACGGTGCTGATTATGCCGTTTTCATAAACACTGCTCAGGAGTTTGACGGCAGTGATTCTGGTGCTCGTCCTGATGAAGCTGTATCGTGGGGGAAAATACGTGGTTCTGCTAAATCCGTCAAG GTGCACTGTGATGCAACTATTGCATTTCCATTGCTTGTTGCAGAAACATTTGCTGCAAAGAGAGGGAAACCTGCTGAGCCAAATTCCTGA
- the LOC139851434 gene encoding deoxyhypusine synthase isoform X4, producing the protein MLQEQKTEHVLWTPSKVISRLGKEINNESSYLYWAYKNNIPVFCPGLTDGSLGDMLYFHSFRNPGLVIDVVQDIRAINGEAVHANPRKTGMIILGGGLPKHHICNANMMRNGADYAVFINTAQEFDGSDSGARPDEAVSWGKIRGSAKSVKVHCDATIAFPLLVAETFAAKRGKPAEPNS; encoded by the exons ATGTTGCAAGAACAAAAAACAGAG CATGTGTTATGGACGCCATCAAAAGTAATATCACGTCTGGGTAAAGAAATTAATAATGAGAGTTCATATCTATATTGGGCATATAAG AACAATATTCCCGTTTTCTGCCCCGGCTTAACTGATGGCTCTCTTGGAGACATGTTATATTTCCATTCCTTTCGCAATCCTGGTCTTGTGATCGATGTAGTACAAG ACATTCGGGCGATTAACGGTGAGGCTGTGCATGCGAATCCTAGGAAAACCGGGATGATTATTCTAGGGGGAGGGTTACCGAAGCATCACATATGCAATGCAAATATGATGCGTAACGGTGCTGATTATGCCGTTTTCATAAACACTGCTCAGGAGTTTGACGGCAGTGATTCTGGTGCTCGTCCTGATGAAGCTGTATCGTGGGGGAAAATACGTGGTTCTGCTAAATCCGTCAAG GTGCACTGTGATGCAACTATTGCATTTCCATTGCTTGTTGCAGAAACATTTGCTGCAAAGAGAGGGAAACCTGCTGAGCCAAATTCCTGA
- the LOC139852872 gene encoding large ribosomal subunit protein eL31-like produces MVEKTKGRKEEVVTREYTINLHKRLHGCTFKKKAPKAIKEIKKFAQKAMGTTDVRVDVKLNKHIWSRGIRSVPRRVRVRIARKRNDDEDAKEELYSLVTVTEIPPEGLKGLGTKIIDDED; encoded by the exons ATGGTCGAGAAAACCAAAGGAAGAAAGGAAGAGGTTGTAACTAGGGAGTATACCATCAACCTCCATAAGCGTCTTCATGGATG CACATTCAAGAAGAAGGCACCTAAGGCAATCAAGGAGATCAAGAAGTTTGCCCAAAAGGCCATGGGTACGACCGATGTGAGAGTGGATGTTAAACTGAACAAGCATATTTGGAGCCGAGGTATCAGAAGTGTCCCCAGGAGAGTCAGAGTTAGGATTGCAAGAAAAAGGAATGATGACGAAGATGCTAAGGAAGAACTCTACTCGCTCGTCACTGTTACTGAGATCCCACCTGAAGGACTCAAGGGCCTTGGCACAAAGATCATCGATGATGAAGATTAG